From a region of the Nitrospira sp. genome:
- the dinB gene encoding DNA polymerase IV, whose amino-acid sequence MKVLRIIAHLDMDAFFAAIEERDTPSFRGVPLVVGADPLGGKGRGVAATSNYLARAYGIHSATPISTAWRLSEAARRMGKPPVTFVSVDMQKYARVSEKVMRIVRRFIPRVEQASIDEVYGDMSWTGSYEEAQRLGCRLKEEIHSEERLTASIGIGPNKLIAKIASGYRKPDGLTVVREQKAEAFLAPLSIRVIPGIGPKTEGMLNAKNIKIVTDLRALTFHQLEVLLGKRGVDLYEKARARDDSPVEEYSEPKSIGEQETFESDTLDSHTLLTQLDGLVRGVSDRMHHEGFHSFRTVVLTVRFADFVTKSRAHTLTMATDERAVLRREAMRLMLPFLDQRENPQRKLIRLLGLRVEKLSCEVNPAGLLADS is encoded by the coding sequence ATGAAAGTGCTCAGGATTATCGCTCACTTAGATATGGATGCGTTCTTCGCGGCGATTGAAGAGCGCGATACTCCATCTTTTCGAGGGGTTCCCCTCGTTGTCGGCGCAGACCCGCTGGGCGGGAAGGGCCGCGGGGTCGCCGCCACATCGAACTATCTGGCTCGTGCGTACGGTATTCACTCGGCGACGCCGATCTCCACTGCCTGGCGCTTGTCTGAGGCTGCTCGCCGGATGGGGAAACCGCCGGTGACCTTTGTATCGGTCGACATGCAAAAGTATGCAAGGGTTTCGGAGAAAGTGATGCGGATTGTACGACGATTCATTCCTCGAGTGGAACAAGCCAGTATAGATGAAGTGTACGGCGACATGAGTTGGACCGGATCGTATGAGGAAGCACAACGCCTCGGGTGCCGTCTGAAAGAGGAGATCCATTCGGAGGAACGACTGACGGCCTCAATCGGGATTGGGCCGAATAAGTTGATCGCCAAAATCGCTTCAGGCTACCGGAAGCCTGACGGACTCACGGTCGTCCGCGAGCAGAAGGCCGAGGCGTTTCTGGCTCCACTCTCGATCCGGGTCATCCCCGGTATCGGACCTAAAACGGAAGGCATGCTGAACGCAAAAAATATCAAGATTGTCACGGATCTCAGAGCGCTGACCTTCCATCAACTCGAAGTTCTCTTGGGGAAACGCGGCGTGGATCTCTATGAGAAGGCTCGCGCACGAGATGACTCACCGGTCGAGGAATATTCGGAGCCAAAATCCATTGGGGAGCAGGAAACGTTCGAATCCGATACCCTCGACAGTCATACACTGCTCACTCAACTCGATGGGCTTGTTCGGGGCGTGAGTGATCGTATGCATCACGAGGGATTTCATTCCTTTCGAACCGTCGTGCTCACCGTTCGCTTTGCGGATTTTGTGACCAAGTCACGCGCCCATACGTTGACCATGGCGACCGATGAGAGGGCAGTATTGAGACGGGAGGCCATGAGGCTGATGCTGCCTTTTCTCGATCAGCGTGAAAACCCGCAGCGAAAACTCATCCGCTTGCTGGGCCTTCGGGTGGAGAAGCTGAGCTGTGAGGTGAATCCTGCAGGGTTGCTGGCTGATTCTTGA